Proteins from a genomic interval of Numenius arquata chromosome 18, bNumArq3.hap1.1, whole genome shotgun sequence:
- the ABHD15 gene encoding protein ABHD15 produces the protein MVSPEALVAVAAALTGLGLLGWRLWAGRLEKPGDWGEEEEEEGIPFIAEDGSGCCRLLCKPSGLAQHLVRSLGRSGVLWGGHWLWPRWPRLQMLRQLLKLPEPEPAVARELLQMPDSGLVALDWLVGPWGAAGSNVGGPSPVLLLIPNAAGKVTGGLLQLGLRALMRGFVPVIFNRRGHNGCPLTTPRLQPFGDPGDLREAVTYLRCRHPATPLLAVSEGSGSGLLLAYLGESGSSSHLAAAACISPIFRGRDWLEAGMPWLYEWPLLLHLKRGLSRYAGSLAEVVDVAGLLGSRSLRELEEALFCRTKSRPTSWEAYWESNEPLRDADEVAVPVLCLCSADDPVRGPPSRSLPLELFRSSPYFFLLLTPRGGHCSFPRRGPGRCWAHEAVLEYFRAMAEFLRAEEGRKGLPRPHGWGGPTVEPPVFTWQRSYTR, from the exons atggtgtcccccgaGGCTCTGGTGGCCGTGGCTGCAGCGCTCACTGGCCTGGGTCTCCTGGGCTGGCGCCTTtgggcagggaggctggagaaGCCTGGAGactggggtgaggaggaggaagaggaggggatcCCCTTCATCGCCGAGGATGGCTCTGGGTGTTGCCGCCTGCTGTGTAAGCCCTCGGGGCTGGCCCAGCACCTGGTGCGGAGCTTGGGGCGgtcgggggtgctttggggggggCATTGGCTGTGGCCACGCTGGCCCCGGCTCCAGATGTTGCGGCAGCTCCTAAAGCTGCCCGAGCCAGAGCCGGCAGTGGCCCGGGAACTCCTGCAGATGCCCGACAGTGGGCTGGTAGCCTTGGACTGGTTGGTGGGGCCGTGGGGGGCTGCGGGTAGCAATGTGGGGggtcccagccctgtgctgctgctcatcCCTAATGCTGCCGGGAAGGTGACgggggggctgctgcagctggggctgcggGCGCTGATGCGGGGCTTCGTCCCCGTCATCTTCAACCGCCGGGGCCACAACGGCTGCCCCCTCACCACCCCCCGGCTCCAGCCCtttggggaccctggggacctACGGGAAGCGGTGACCTACCTGCGCTGCCGGCATCCCGCCACCCCGCTGCTGGCCGTCAGTGAGGGCTCGGGCTCGGGGCTACTGCTGGCCTACCTGGGAGAGAGTGGCTCCTCCAGCCACCTGGCCGCCGCCGCCTGCATCTCCCCCATCTTCCGTGGCCGGGACTGGTTAGAAGCCGGGATGCCCTGGCTCTACGAGTGGCCGCTGCTCCTGCACCTCAAGAGGGGACTCAGCAG GTACGCGGGGTCCCTGGCCGAGGTGGTGGATGTGGCCGGGCTGCTGGGCAGCCGCTCGCTGCGGGAGCTGGAGGAAGCCCTCTTCTGCCGGACCAAGAGCCGCCCCACCAGCTGGGAGGCCTACTGGGAAAGCAACGAGCCCCTGCGGGACGCCGACGAGGTGGCCGTGCCGGTTCTGTGCCTCTGCAGCGCCGACGACCCCGTCCGCGGCCCCCCGTCCCGCAGCCTGCCCCTGGAGCTCTTCCGCAGCAGCCCCTACTTCTTCCTGCTGCTGACCCCCCGGGGGGGACACTGCAGCTTCCCCCGGCGGGGACCGGGGCGCTGCTGGGCCCACGAGGCCGTGCTGGAATACTTCAGGGCCATGGCCGAGTTCCTGCGggctgaggaggggaggaaggggctgccGCGGCCCCAcgggtgggggggtcccaccgTCGAGCCCCCCGTTTTCACCTGGCAGAGGTCCTACACCCGGTAG